The Methanothrix soehngenii GP6 genome has a window encoding:
- a CDS encoding HIT family protein, giving the protein MAESTGKEKGCIFCQIVAGDLPCYRIYEDELSLAILDVNPFSKGHCLVIPKRHVPWWHELSDDENASLFKVAKVVAEKMMIALEPDFVCMYARGRRIPHTHIFLVPTYQGDILDRFFNALELFQESPPELAALREKDSMEDIADLLREADPKKSSKSKDYSVEC; this is encoded by the coding sequence ATGGCTGAGAGCACCGGGAAAGAGAAAGGCTGTATCTTCTGCCAGATCGTTGCTGGAGATCTGCCATGCTACAGGATTTATGAGGATGAACTATCGCTGGCAATTCTGGACGTCAACCCCTTTTCTAAAGGCCATTGTCTGGTGATACCTAAGAGACATGTGCCCTGGTGGCATGAACTCTCAGATGATGAGAATGCCAGCCTCTTTAAAGTAGCAAAGGTGGTGGCGGAAAAGATGATGATCGCCCTGGAACCTGACTTCGTCTGCATGTATGCTCGGGGCAGGAGGATCCCTCATACCCATATCTTTCTGGTCCCCACCTATCAGGGAGATATTCTGGACCGGTTCTTCAACGCCCTGGAGCTGTTCCAGGAATCGCCTCCTGAGCTGGCAGCTCTGCGAGAGAAAGATTCAATGGAAGATATAGCTGATCTGCTCAGAGAGGCGGATCCAAAGAAAAGCTCAAAGAGCAAAGATTATTCTGTGGAATGCTGA
- a CDS encoding FAD-binding oxidoreductase, producing the protein MLKSLQEIVGERVSSSLAERCCYSSDASQVSGYPDFVVRPANTGEVSRIMMLCNERDVPVVARGAGSGLAGGASPVSGGVVLDMSGMDRILEMDLENLQVIVEPGVVAEKLNWALEPHGFFFPPDPGSSSFCTIGGMISYNSSGMRSVKYGTTRSYVLDLEVVLADGRVIHTGSRNLKSAAGYDLTRLFVGSEGTLGIITRAGLKVAPLPKERRLVFASFESAEAAGQAVIAVFSQGITPSACEILDRTTLKVLRLVDPKLALPDDGDVILFEVDGSRDSTAEAAEQIEKVCRPMAITIRQASGREMEPIWAARRLVGAAISRLDPKKTRIYMGEDVGVPIKQIPALIKRVQQITASVGIPAMKYGHIGDGNLHVALFIDVNDPDQWDRLRTAADRIHRAALSLGGTVSSEHGIGLARAEYMAEQVGKESLNVMRAIKKSLDPRGILNPGKMGL; encoded by the coding sequence ATGCTGAAAAGCCTGCAGGAGATTGTCGGGGAGAGGGTCTCCTCCTCGCTGGCAGAGAGGTGCTGCTACTCTTCCGACGCCTCCCAGGTTTCTGGATACCCTGATTTCGTCGTCCGGCCAGCGAATACGGGAGAGGTCTCCAGAATTATGATGCTGTGCAATGAGAGGGATGTGCCGGTGGTCGCCCGGGGAGCGGGAAGCGGACTTGCCGGCGGGGCGTCTCCGGTCTCCGGCGGCGTGGTTTTAGATATGTCCGGAATGGATCGCATTCTGGAGATGGACCTGGAGAACCTGCAGGTCATCGTTGAGCCGGGAGTGGTGGCAGAGAAGCTCAATTGGGCTCTTGAGCCTCATGGATTCTTCTTTCCCCCAGATCCGGGCAGCAGCAGCTTTTGCACCATCGGGGGCATGATATCCTACAACAGCAGCGGCATGCGCTCGGTCAAATACGGCACCACCAGAAGCTATGTGCTGGATTTAGAGGTTGTTCTGGCGGATGGTAGGGTGATTCATACCGGCTCCCGGAACCTCAAATCCGCAGCCGGATACGACCTCACCCGGCTATTCGTCGGCTCGGAGGGAACCCTTGGCATCATCACCCGGGCGGGACTGAAGGTTGCCCCTCTGCCCAAAGAGAGGAGGCTGGTATTCGCCAGCTTCGAGAGCGCAGAGGCTGCCGGGCAGGCGGTGATAGCGGTATTCTCCCAGGGGATAACCCCATCCGCCTGCGAGATACTTGACCGGACCACTCTGAAGGTCCTGAGGCTTGTCGATCCCAAGCTTGCCCTGCCGGATGACGGGGACGTGATACTATTCGAGGTGGACGGCTCAAGAGATTCGACCGCAGAGGCAGCAGAGCAGATCGAAAAGGTCTGCCGGCCGATGGCCATTACGATAAGGCAAGCTTCTGGCCGGGAGATGGAGCCCATCTGGGCGGCGAGGAGGCTGGTGGGAGCGGCCATTTCGCGTCTGGACCCGAAGAAGACCAGGATCTATATGGGCGAGGATGTGGGGGTTCCCATAAAGCAGATTCCGGCGCTGATTAAGAGAGTGCAGCAGATCACTGCAAGCGTGGGCATTCCTGCCATGAAGTACGGCCATATAGGAGACGGAAATCTGCATGTCGCATTGTTCATCGATGTCAACGATCCGGATCAGTGGGATCGGCTCAGGACGGCAGCCGACAGAATCCACCGAGCGGCCCTGAGCCTGGGAGGGACGGTCAGCTCTGAGCACGGCATAGGCCTTGCCCGTGCGGAGTATATGGCAGAGCAGGTAGGGAAAGAGAGCTTGAATGTGATGCGAGCGATCAAGAAGTCTCTGGACCCAAGGGGGATACTAAATCCAGGAAAGATGGGGCTATGA
- a CDS encoding cytochrome c biogenesis protein CcdA, with translation MAVKDGVGGLSKPGSNPPHALILPVSIISLFALLFISLSISPALADEAQAPDFFATSWDQRSFNLSDFMGSPVVLHITNIENPLCIECEKSLSGQVEELAALKALDTNVQIVTLNLRKNPYSIDGRELAQTWWEVNITWPWIEDLDPYPIGSKYLDYWTVRGGSSNPTIVLIDREGRIGPVYHVYRVGEGIEDGVQKAQSLLDDIQELNGTALMVEGEASPPAEVEARPEGAAGIFSALWTRMENEVSRKDVTAFGMFLLGIFTSLAPCSIALMIAVFSYVMTVRRKDEYLRASASTSREGFMIGVAFTLGMAVVFFVLGLFISQIGVFFRDSKIFDLLAGSIMVMLGIGSFKPLGEIIEPVTSRMRFHQAGVDGTDEPSDGPGSASLAEPMEEEKSLLQKAVEFSLNLFRYSAFIGAFTLGIFFALGWAPCALSMVMPVLIWLASQDVAPLVGGTMLFFFGIGHGVPIIPITTFSRMVGGRIGEKYISVGEWTSKIFGLLVILVGLVYAARYFGYLLW, from the coding sequence ATGGCAGTGAAAGATGGCGTGGGTGGTCTGAGCAAGCCGGGCTCTAATCCCCCTCACGCTCTCATTTTGCCAGTTTCTATTATATCTTTATTCGCGCTATTATTCATATCCCTATCCATCAGTCCCGCGCTAGCAGATGAAGCGCAGGCGCCGGACTTTTTCGCAACCAGCTGGGATCAAAGGAGCTTCAATCTATCCGATTTCATGGGCTCCCCGGTGGTCCTGCATATAACAAATATCGAGAACCCCCTATGCATTGAATGCGAAAAGTCCCTCTCGGGGCAGGTAGAGGAGCTTGCAGCCCTCAAGGCCCTAGACACCAATGTCCAGATAGTAACCCTGAACCTGAGGAAGAACCCCTATTCCATTGACGGCCGGGAGCTGGCCCAAACCTGGTGGGAGGTCAATATAACCTGGCCCTGGATCGAGGATCTGGACCCATATCCCATAGGGAGCAAATACCTGGACTATTGGACGGTGAGAGGCGGCTCTTCCAATCCCACCATTGTTCTGATCGACAGAGAGGGCAGAATCGGCCCGGTCTACCACGTCTACCGGGTGGGTGAAGGGATAGAAGATGGGGTGCAGAAGGCCCAGAGCCTTCTGGATGACATCCAGGAGCTCAATGGGACAGCTCTTATGGTGGAAGGGGAAGCCTCCCCTCCTGCAGAGGTGGAGGCCCGCCCAGAGGGGGCAGCAGGCATCTTCTCCGCCCTCTGGACCAGGATGGAGAATGAGGTCTCAAGGAAGGATGTCACCGCCTTTGGCATGTTCCTTCTGGGCATCTTCACCTCCCTTGCCCCCTGCTCCATCGCCCTGATGATCGCTGTGTTCTCTTATGTGATGACCGTTCGCAGGAAGGACGAATACCTGCGAGCCAGCGCCTCCACCTCAAGAGAGGGATTCATGATCGGCGTCGCCTTCACCCTCGGCATGGCGGTTGTCTTCTTTGTGCTCGGGCTGTTCATATCCCAGATAGGCGTCTTCTTCCGGGATTCAAAGATCTTCGACCTTCTGGCCGGGAGCATCATGGTCATGCTTGGAATCGGCAGCTTCAAGCCCCTGGGGGAGATCATCGAGCCGGTCACATCCCGTATGCGCTTCCATCAGGCTGGCGTCGATGGGACAGATGAGCCATCCGATGGTCCAGGCTCAGCCAGCTTGGCCGAGCCCATGGAGGAGGAGAAGAGCCTGCTCCAAAAGGCTGTGGAGTTCTCGCTAAACCTCTTCCGCTATTCTGCGTTCATCGGCGCCTTCACCCTGGGGATCTTCTTCGCCCTGGGTTGGGCTCCCTGTGCCCTCTCCATGGTGATGCCAGTCCTGATCTGGCTGGCAAGCCAGGATGTCGCCCCCCTGGTCGGCGGGACGATGCTCTTCTTCTTCGGCATCGGCCATGGAGTGCCCATCATCCCCATCACCACCTTCTCCCGAATGGTGGGCGGCAGGATCGGGGAGAAGTATATATCGGTGGGAGAGTGGACCAGCAAGATCTTCGGGCTGCTGGTAATCCTGGTGGGCCTGGTCTATGCCGCCAGGTATTTTGGATACCTGTTATGGTAA
- a CDS encoding winged helix-turn-helix domain-containing protein yields MANETEKKPRSRKKRGMAEAGVAAVKSKRVTGKGGGMTEESVDLVFGINAGIIWDLLSLKGPMPARELAKSAALRIDDVHGALGWLGREGKINVNKKGRSRIYSLRP; encoded by the coding sequence ATGGCCAATGAAACTGAGAAGAAACCGAGGTCCAGGAAGAAGAGAGGAATGGCTGAAGCAGGAGTGGCAGCGGTCAAATCAAAGAGAGTGACTGGGAAGGGAGGGGGGATGACGGAGGAGTCTGTGGATCTGGTATTCGGTATCAATGCCGGCATAATTTGGGACCTGCTCAGCCTAAAGGGCCCGATGCCGGCCAGGGAATTGGCCAAGTCTGCCGCTCTGCGGATAGATGATGTCCATGGCGCACTGGGCTGGCTGGGCAGAGAGGGCAAGATCAATGTGAATAAGAAGGGACGGTCAAGGATTTATTCCCTGAGGCCTTGA
- a CDS encoding APC family permease, giving the protein MRLEREWKICPTKDCAPFSDIARYALGPNASAIISIMALFATTNTVLLMLLASSRIIYGMASSGSLPPILASVHPRTHAPWIATILSMIIAMSFVFLEDIAFVANVNNFTVFVTFIVINAVLISLRYKKPQIARPFRVPISWGKLAVLPVLGILFNLLMLIQLETRVMAIGLGLGGLGALAALISMRYIRSDIKKID; this is encoded by the coding sequence ATGCGTCTTGAACGCGAATGGAAAATTTGTCCCACGAAGGATTGTGCCCCCTTCTCTGACATCGCCCGTTATGCCCTGGGACCGAATGCCTCTGCCATCATATCCATCATGGCGCTCTTTGCTACCACCAACACCGTTCTGCTCATGCTCCTCGCCTCATCCCGGATCATCTACGGCATGGCCAGTTCCGGATCGCTTCCCCCAATCCTGGCATCTGTCCACCCTCGAACCCATGCTCCCTGGATTGCTACAATCCTCTCCATGATCATAGCCATGTCCTTTGTCTTCCTGGAGGATATCGCCTTCGTGGCCAATGTCAACAACTTCACCGTATTTGTGACCTTCATTGTGATCAATGCCGTCCTGATATCCCTGCGATACAAAAAGCCCCAGATCGCTCGCCCCTTCCGGGTGCCAATTTCGTGGGGGAAGCTTGCGGTCCTTCCCGTTCTGGGGATATTATTCAATCTTCTGATGCTGATTCAGCTGGAGACCAGGGTTATGGCCATCGGCCTGGGCCTGGGCGGCCTGGGAGCATTAGCTGCCCTGATTAGCATGCGCTATATCAGGTCGGATATAAAAAAAATTGATTAA
- a CDS encoding trypco2 family protein, whose translation MSEISGADIEKVIAGVKRAIKAAQKSESEKKALNIEKLELTLKAVVEKVAGGELKITIPVIGSLGASAELASKELQTIQLTLVPARSTTRTATRTEAFEKDLVKAIKAIQEGIKNASEGEPKFTLKDASVELNFVVNAKGEISLLAKGSGQSEFAQTVKLSLVSA comes from the coding sequence ATGTCCGAGATTTCAGGCGCAGATATCGAAAAGGTAATTGCAGGAGTTAAGAGAGCGATTAAAGCGGCTCAGAAGAGTGAATCTGAAAAGAAGGCACTCAATATAGAGAAGCTTGAGCTCACGCTGAAAGCTGTTGTTGAAAAGGTCGCAGGCGGAGAGCTAAAGATAACTATTCCAGTAATAGGCAGTTTAGGTGCCAGTGCAGAATTGGCAAGCAAAGAGCTTCAAACCATCCAGCTCACGCTTGTGCCAGCGAGATCGACTACTCGAACTGCAACCAGGACAGAGGCTTTTGAGAAAGACCTTGTTAAAGCGATAAAAGCTATTCAAGAAGGCATAAAAAATGCTTCAGAAGGTGAGCCAAAATTCACTCTTAAAGATGCTTCAGTCGAATTGAATTTCGTCGTGAATGCAAAAGGGGAGATATCTTTATTGGCTAAAGGCAGCGGCCAATCAGAGTTTGCGCAAACAGTGAAACTATCCCTGGTCTCTGCTTGA
- a CDS encoding CHAT domain-containing protein: MTAYLQKEKSIQKSISKELNYSGPDLELIVQMDPLSNEHMLHFYLHSLRGNNRYNFKNFGVTKLSESPQEKVKEIYNELSEMAKYDLSADEQSVAEARLSSIGKHLWQLIIPKELKDEYWQFRSHTKSLMITSDEPWIPWEIIRPYNNTEVEPFWCQKFAMSRWLSESANIEILPLGIALPVSSSKTDLEHLSEEMDFVERLNDLHKGVKGKRPLQGYLEVLEWLEHQNFSIMHFACHGEFDEKMPSRSPIILSGQPLRPDDINTKFGEGRQRPLIFINACHTGRTGSSLTWLGGWPVCFVNIAHVGAFIGAMWEVDDQLAVLFAKSFYTALLRDKFPIAQAFRHAREEIRRAKPYNSSWLAYVLYADPEAMMLDS, encoded by the coding sequence TTGACGGCATATTTGCAGAAAGAAAAGAGCATTCAGAAATCAATATCCAAGGAATTGAATTATTCTGGGCCAGACCTTGAATTAATTGTGCAAATGGATCCTTTAAGCAACGAGCATATGCTGCATTTTTACCTGCATTCTTTGAGAGGAAATAATAGATATAATTTTAAGAATTTTGGAGTGACAAAGCTTTCAGAATCGCCACAGGAAAAAGTAAAAGAAATTTATAATGAACTGAGCGAAATGGCCAAGTATGACCTCTCAGCAGATGAGCAATCCGTAGCAGAGGCTCGCCTGAGCTCAATAGGAAAACACCTTTGGCAGTTGATAATTCCTAAAGAATTAAAAGATGAATACTGGCAATTTCGTTCCCACACCAAATCATTAATGATAACTTCAGATGAACCATGGATACCGTGGGAGATAATTAGACCCTACAATAATACCGAAGTGGAACCTTTCTGGTGTCAAAAATTTGCCATGTCCAGATGGCTCTCTGAATCTGCCAATATCGAAATCTTACCATTGGGCATAGCTTTACCCGTATCCTCCTCAAAAACAGATTTGGAGCATTTGAGTGAGGAAATGGATTTCGTGGAAAGGTTAAACGATCTGCACAAAGGTGTAAAAGGCAAAAGGCCTTTACAGGGGTATCTTGAAGTTTTGGAATGGCTAGAGCATCAGAACTTCTCTATTATGCATTTTGCCTGCCACGGGGAATTTGACGAAAAAATGCCTTCAAGATCTCCAATTATTCTATCTGGACAACCGCTAAGACCTGATGATATAAATACAAAATTCGGGGAAGGACGTCAAAGGCCACTCATCTTCATCAATGCATGTCATACTGGACGAACAGGGTCTAGCTTAACATGGCTGGGCGGCTGGCCGGTTTGCTTTGTCAATATAGCTCATGTTGGGGCATTCATCGGAGCCATGTGGGAGGTAGATGATCAACTGGCAGTTCTATTTGCCAAGAGCTTTTATACTGCCCTATTAAGAGACAAATTCCCTATCGCACAAGCATTTCGTCATGCACGGGAGGAGATCCGCAGGGCTAAGCCCTACAATTCGAGCTGGCTGGCATATGTCCTTTATGCAGATCCCGAGGCAATGATGCTCGATTCTTAG
- a CDS encoding tetratricopeptide repeat protein, with protein MTEEEIDNKILILNEKVIDFRNDGNYIQAIAFAEELRDLIWQKVGYDHPDYAASLNNLAELYRSMGRYNDAEPLFRQAAEICRKSLGEDHPDYATSLNNLALVYYSMGRYDDAEPLFCQVTEIWGKSLGEDHPNCATGLNNLAELYRSIGRYSEAERLFRQATEIRRKSLGEDHPNYAASLNNLAILYRSMGRYNEAEPLFRKAIEIWRRSLGEDHPNYATSLNNLALVYDSMGRYSEAEPLFRQATEIRRKSLGEDHPDYSQSLNNLAGLYYSMGRYSDAEPLYRKAIENWGKSLGEDHPAYAQSLNNLAELYRSMGRYSDAEPLYRKATEIRRKSLGEDHPDYSQSLNNLALMYYSIGRYSDAEPLFRQATEIQRKSLGEAHPDYAQSLNNLAELYRSMGRYSDAEPLFRQATEIWRKSLGEDHPEYAASLNNLAVLYRSMGRYSDAEPLFRQATEIWRKSLGEDHPNCATGLNNLAELYRSVGRYSDAEPLFRQATEIWRKSLGEDHPDYAASLNNRAELYRSMSRYNDAESLFRQATEIWRKSLGGDHPNYATSLNNLALVYDSMGRYSEAEPLFRQATEIRRKSLGRDHPDYAQSLNNLAGLYYSMGRYSDAEPLFRQATEIWRKSLGEDHPDYAQSLNNLAVLYRSMGRYSDAEPLFRQATEIRRKVLGKDPLDRFILYPRLTHSEKLRVNQESNILVQLQAEASDQGIDAVFIEYSYLQSQFPRIEMALLAPNFAVNGEETRILNVAKNEDSKIADFSIIPLSPRENQIRVDFYQSGRRIGMVRKNVNVSEAQ; from the coding sequence ATGACTGAGGAAGAAATCGATAATAAGATTTTGATTCTCAACGAAAAGGTCATTGACTTTCGTAATGATGGTAATTATATTCAGGCAATAGCCTTTGCCGAGGAACTAAGGGACTTAATTTGGCAAAAAGTGGGCTATGATCATCCCGACTACGCCGCTAGCCTGAACAACCTTGCAGAGCTGTATCGATCGATGGGCAGATACAACGATGCTGAGCCGCTTTTCCGCCAGGCAGCAGAAATTTGCCGCAAATCGCTAGGCGAAGATCATCCCGACTACGCCACTAGCCTGAACAACCTTGCATTGGTATACTATTCCATGGGCAGATACGACGATGCGGAGCCGCTTTTCTGCCAGGTAACAGAAATTTGGGGCAAATCGCTAGGCGAAGATCATCCCAACTGCGCCACCGGCTTGAACAACCTCGCAGAGCTGTATCGATCTATAGGCAGATATAGCGAAGCTGAGCGGCTTTTCCGCCAGGCGACAGAAATTCGGCGCAAATCACTGGGAGAAGATCATCCCAACTACGCTGCTAGCCTGAACAACCTCGCTATCCTGTATCGATCGATGGGCAGATACAACGAAGCTGAGCCGCTTTTTCGCAAGGCAATAGAAATCTGGCGCAGATCGCTAGGCGAAGATCATCCCAATTACGCCACCAGCCTGAACAACCTTGCATTGGTGTACGATTCGATGGGCAGATATAGCGAAGCTGAGCCGCTTTTCCGCCAGGCAACAGAAATTCGGCGCAAATCGCTAGGCGAAGATCATCCTGACTACTCCCAGAGCTTGAACAATCTTGCTGGCCTGTATTATTCGATGGGCAGATACAGCGATGCTGAGCCGCTCTACCGAAAGGCAATAGAAAATTGGGGCAAATCGCTAGGTGAAGACCATCCCGCCTATGCCCAGAGCCTGAACAATCTCGCAGAGCTGTATCGATCGATGGGCAGATACAGCGATGCTGAGCCGCTCTACCGCAAGGCAACTGAAATTCGGCGCAAATCGCTAGGCGAAGATCATCCTGACTACTCCCAGAGCCTGAACAACCTCGCATTGATGTACTATTCTATAGGCAGATACAGCGATGCTGAGCCGCTTTTCCGCCAGGCAACAGAAATTCAGCGCAAATCGCTAGGTGAAGCCCATCCCGACTATGCCCAGAGCCTGAACAATCTCGCAGAGCTGTATCGATCGATGGGCAGATACAGCGATGCTGAGCCGCTTTTCCGCCAGGCAACAGAAATTTGGCGCAAATCGCTAGGCGAAGATCATCCCGAATACGCCGCTAGCCTGAACAACCTCGCAGTGCTGTATCGATCGATGGGCAGATATAGCGATGCTGAGCCGCTTTTCCGCCAGGCAACAGAAATTTGGCGCAAATCGCTAGGCGAAGATCATCCCAACTGCGCCACCGGCTTGAACAACCTCGCAGAACTGTATCGATCGGTGGGCAGATATAGCGATGCCGAGCCGCTTTTCCGCCAGGCAACAGAAATTTGGCGTAAATCGCTAGGCGAAGATCATCCCGACTACGCCGCTAGCCTGAACAACCGCGCAGAGCTGTATCGATCGATGAGCAGATACAACGATGCTGAGTCGCTTTTCCGCCAGGCAACAGAAATTTGGCGCAAATCGCTAGGCGGAGATCATCCCAATTACGCTACCAGTCTGAACAACCTTGCATTGGTGTACGATTCGATGGGCAGATACAGCGAAGCTGAGCCGCTTTTCCGCCAGGCAACAGAAATTCGGCGCAAATCGCTAGGCAGAGATCATCCCGACTACGCCCAGAGCCTGAACAACCTTGCTGGCCTGTATTATTCGATGGGCAGATACAGCGATGCTGAGCCGCTTTTCCGCCAGGCAACAGAAATTTGGCGCAAATCGCTAGGCGAAGATCATCCCGACTACGCCCAGAGTCTGAACAACCTCGCAGTGCTGTATCGATCGATGGGCAGATACAGCGATGCTGAGCCGCTTTTCCGCCAGGCAACAGAAATTCGCCGTAAGGTTCTTGGAAAAGATCCTCTTGATAGATTTATCCTGTATCCCAGGCTGACTCATTCAGAGAAGCTCAGAGTGAACCAGGAATCAAATATCCTCGTCCAGCTGCAAGCAGAGGCATCAGATCAAGGCATTGATGCTGTTTTTATCGAATATTCTTATCTGCAGAGTCAATTTCCAAGAATAGAGATGGCGCTTCTGGCCCCAAATTTCGCAGTGAACGGCGAGGAAACTAGGATTCTGAATGTAGCAAAAAATGAAGACTCGAAAATTGCAGATTTTTCTATCATTCCACTTTCCCCCAGGGAGAATCAAATTCGCGTGGATTTCTATCAATCTGGAAGACGGATAGGCATGGTAAGAAAGAACGTGAATGTTTCGGAGGCCCAATGA
- a CDS encoding UbiX family flavin prenyltransferase encodes MEIVVGISGASGVQYGIRLLEALKAKGCTTHLIITDSARKIIEIETSSPARGVEELAAHVYAPKDFSAPVASGSHLFDALVVIPCSMGTLSGIACGSSDTLITRCADVCLKEKRRLILVPRETPLSLIQLRNMVAASEAGAVILPACPAFYSQPKSLAELVDVLVGRVLDLLGLENDLYKRWEGE; translated from the coding sequence ATGGAGATCGTTGTAGGAATCAGCGGGGCTTCAGGAGTGCAGTATGGAATCCGGCTCCTGGAAGCTCTTAAGGCGAAGGGCTGCACCACCCACCTGATAATCACCGATTCAGCCCGAAAGATCATCGAGATAGAGACCAGCTCGCCGGCCCGAGGGGTGGAGGAGCTGGCGGCCCATGTTTATGCCCCCAAAGATTTCTCCGCGCCGGTAGCCAGCGGATCGCATCTCTTCGACGCCCTGGTGGTCATCCCCTGCAGTATGGGAACCCTCTCAGGGATTGCCTGCGGATCCTCGGATACCCTGATCACCCGCTGCGCCGACGTATGCCTGAAAGAGAAGAGGAGGCTGATTTTGGTCCCCAGGGAGACGCCCCTGAGCCTGATTCAGCTGCGCAATATGGTAGCTGCCAGCGAGGCAGGTGCAGTGATCTTGCCCGCCTGCCCTGCCTTCTACTCCCAGCCCAAAAGCCTTGCAGAGTTGGTGGATGTGCTGGTGGGAAGGGTGCTTGATCTCCTGGGCCTGGAGAATGACCTTTATAAAAGATGGGAAGGAGAATGA
- a CDS encoding DNA polymerase beta superfamily protein: protein MIEQIDFEDLPISELKAAQTVKGRGMRIQYISCVGSHMWKMENETSDIDLVMIYTVPTRRILRGEKFPATIRQEMVARRGGIYDTLGWEIGHLIDLLIKGNINAIWYATSPLVIMPSALQEELSAIVQANLCRESYHSIKGMAESQIESETGQLKLSGAGLVKRPGKGYRTALRSINFGIELLREARISYEPVMHDPTHEELKEGMNQLDEAYRQSMLPDLPDEDQFRDFLLRQRLKEMDEDAGKD, encoded by the coding sequence ATGATCGAACAGATCGATTTTGAGGACCTGCCCATATCGGAGCTGAAGGCAGCACAGACGGTCAAAGGCAGGGGGATGAGGATCCAATACATCAGCTGCGTCGGCTCTCATATGTGGAAGATGGAGAATGAAACGAGCGATATCGACCTGGTTATGATCTATACCGTCCCCACAAGGAGAATCCTGCGAGGGGAGAAGTTCCCGGCCACAATCCGCCAGGAGATGGTCGCGAGAAGGGGAGGGATTTATGATACCCTGGGCTGGGAGATCGGCCACCTCATCGACCTGCTCATCAAAGGAAACATCAATGCCATCTGGTATGCGACCAGCCCCCTGGTGATTATGCCTTCTGCCCTTCAGGAGGAGCTATCAGCTATTGTGCAGGCAAACCTCTGCCGGGAAAGCTATCATTCCATAAAAGGGATGGCAGAAAGCCAGATTGAATCCGAGACCGGGCAGCTTAAATTGTCCGGCGCTGGATTGGTCAAGAGGCCGGGCAAAGGATATCGCACTGCTCTGAGGAGCATCAACTTCGGAATCGAGCTGCTGAGAGAGGCCAGGATTAGCTATGAGCCCGTAATGCACGATCCTACTCATGAAGAGTTAAAAGAGGGGATGAATCAACTGGATGAGGCATACAGGCAAAGCATGCTGCCCGATCTGCCCGACGAGGATCAATTCCGCGATTTTCTCTTGCGGCAGCGCTTGAAGGAGATGGATGAGGATGCCGGAAAGGATTGA
- a CDS encoding deoxyhypusine synthase: MDAVHQLKIEPGMSIDALVRGWSQCGFGARRLAQAADIYERMLSGDFTKFLTLSGAMVPAGMRHVVSDLIRGGHVDVLVTTGANLVHDIIESYSCHTLGCAESNDSSLRTIGVSRIYDVFIRDEDFVAFEELMQSIFPESAESISGRQLLNILGSRISDERSILRSAYDMEVPVFCPALPDSMIGLQAWMFSQTKKLSVDAFADIREIVDICYNSERAGVVIVGGGVPKNFTLQSMLVTPNSFDLAIQLTTDTPENGGLSGATLSEAISWGKISESASYVTVYGDATITLPLMVGAALERLKK, translated from the coding sequence ATGGATGCAGTACATCAGCTAAAGATCGAGCCGGGGATGAGCATAGATGCTTTGGTCAGGGGATGGAGCCAATGTGGCTTTGGAGCCAGAAGGCTGGCCCAGGCAGCGGACATATACGAAAGAATGCTTTCTGGAGATTTTACAAAATTTCTAACCCTATCGGGTGCTATGGTCCCGGCAGGGATGAGGCATGTGGTCTCAGATCTGATTCGGGGCGGCCATGTGGATGTGCTGGTGACAACCGGAGCGAACCTGGTGCATGATATAATAGAGTCCTATAGCTGCCACACCCTGGGATGTGCCGAATCGAATGACTCCTCCCTCCGAACTATAGGGGTGAGCCGGATCTATGATGTATTCATCAGGGATGAGGACTTCGTGGCCTTCGAGGAGCTGATGCAAAGCATCTTTCCGGAAAGCGCTGAATCTATATCCGGCAGGCAATTGTTGAACATCCTGGGCAGCAGGATAAGTGACGAGCGATCAATATTGCGCTCAGCATACGACATGGAGGTGCCCGTATTCTGTCCCGCTCTTCCCGACTCCATGATCGGCCTGCAGGCCTGGATGTTCAGCCAGACGAAAAAGCTCTCTGTGGACGCATTTGCCGATATCAGGGAGATCGTCGACATCTGCTACAACAGTGAGAGGGCGGGAGTTGTGATCGTTGGAGGAGGGGTTCCCAAGAACTTCACCCTGCAGTCCATGCTGGTCACACCAAATAGCTTTGATCTCGCGATTCAGCTCACCACGGATACCCCAGAGAACGGAGGCTTGTCCGGGGCAACGCTATCCGAGGCCATCTCCTGGGGCAAGATATCGGAGAGCGCAAGCTATGTGACGGTTTACGGGGACGCGACAATTACCCTACCATTGATGGTGGGGGCGGCGCTGGAGAGGCTGAAAAAATAG